Proteins encoded together in one Camelina sativa cultivar DH55 chromosome 9, Cs, whole genome shotgun sequence window:
- the LOC104711887 gene encoding uncharacterized protein LOC104711887: MMNLSPFKRDIDELIGEFVEGDLTTFADMKSVWLSRKFSYIYDASPNSNLAFFMQSLYAHTIGHMVSIDSFSRRLGGLYCLYCLHEIQPFKPKFRVYISLQELGKFRDLVVEAKDKGVEIAAAVAKQMLDKNMFIFGAVGEDSATKKLSQLTELQNARVRFACDKLLSETEIEQFIHLDMGNEVDLSSLHKRSLDYAEAKKRAIKGAGEIVEIEDIKHISEEKELMGEKVEILKEEWDAQRLSLYEQTKLDGLTRTQKLLKDVEHDEDDGFEELNSLLSQS; the protein is encoded by the exons ATGATGAATCTTTCTCCGTTTAAGAGAGATATAGATGAGCTCATTGGCGAGTTTGTGGAG GGTGATTTGACAACGTTTGCTGATATGAAAAGCGTGTGGCTATCCCGaaagttttcttatatatatgatgcTAGTCCTAACAGCAACTTAGCCTTTTTCATGCAGTCGCTATATGCGCATACCATTG GTCACATGGTTAGTATTGATTCTTTTTCACGGAGACTTGGTGGTCTTTACTGTCTCTATTGTCTTCACGAGATCCAACCTTTTAAACCCAAGTTCAGAGTTTATATCTCACTTC AAGAGCTTGGGAAATTTAGGGATCTTGTAGTCGAGGCAAAAGATAAAGGTGTAGAGATAGCTGCTGCTGTGGCAAAACAAATGCTTGATAAGAACATGTTTATATTTGGAGCTGTGGGTGAAGATTCTGCAACCAAGAAACTTAGTCAATTAACAGAACTACAGAACGCACGAGTGCGGTTTGCCTGTGATAa ATTACTCTCTGAAACCGAGATCGAGCAATTTATTCATTTGGATATG GGTAACGAAGTTGATCTGAGTTCCCTACATAAAAGGTCTTTAGATTATGCAGAGGCCAAGAAGCGCGCAATCAAAG GAGCAGGAGAAATAGTGGAGATTGAAGACATAAAGCACATATCAGAAGAGAAAGAGTTGATGGGAGAGAAAGTGGAGATATTGAAAGAGGAATGGGATGCACAAAGACTTTCATTATATGAACAAACCAAGCTTGATGGTCTTACTAGGACACAGAAACTATTGAAAGATGTGGaacatgatgaagatgatgggtTTGAAGAGCTTAATAGCTTACTTTCTCAGAGCTGA
- the LOC104711888 gene encoding cytochrome P450 71B5-like codes for MSIFLAFLLLILPLTLIFFKKLLPSKGKLPPGPTGLPIIGNLHQLGRFLHKSLHKFSQEYGPVTYFRFGVVPVITVSSKEGAEEVLKTHDLETCSRPKTVGSELFTYGCQDIGFAPFGECWREMRKIAILELFSPKKLKDFRSIREDESALLVKKVSNSAHEKPTSPVNLRKVIFTFAAGIIYRLSFGQNFCDFVDMETVEDLVLESEVNLGSVAFADFLPAGWIIDRVSGQHSKVKKAFDKLDNFFELVIDDHLKSGKIQDHSDIISVMLDMINNPTKFGPYKVTKDHLKGVMSDVFLAGVNAGSITMIWTMTELSRHPRVMKKLQEDIRAALGPNKEKITEADLEKVEYLKMVIEETFRLHPPAPLLLPRVAMSDIKIQGYNIPKNTMIQINTYSIGRDPKNWTKPDEFIPERFVDNPIEYKGQHFELLPFGAGRRACPGMATGITIVELGLLNLLYFFDWSLPNGMTTKDIDMEEDGAFAITKKVSLELVPTLHRW; via the exons atgtcTATCTTCCTAGCTTTCCTTTTACTAATCCTCCCTCTTACTTTAATCTTCTTTAAAAAGCTCTTACCGTCAAAAGGAAAGCTTCCTCCGGGACCTACGGGTCTTCCGATCATAGGAAACTTGCACCAGCTTGGAAGATTTCTTCACAAATCTCTTCACAAATTTTCCCAAGAATATGGACCGGTGACGTATTTTCGTTTCGGGGTAGTCCCTGTGATCACTGTCTCTTCCAAAGAAGGAGCTGAGGAAGTGCTCAAGACTCATGATCTCGAGACTTGTAGCCGACCTAAGACGGTGGGGAGCGAGTTATTTACCTACGGCTGTCAAGATATTGGATTTGCTCCTTTTGGTGAGTGCTGGAGAGAGATGAGGAAAATCGCCATCCTCGAGCTCTTTAGCCCGAAAAAGCTCAAAGATTTCAGGTCTATTAGAGAGGACGAGAGCGCTTTGTTGGTCAAGAAGGTATCAAATTCTGCTCATGAGAAACCTACTTCACCAGTTAATTTGAGGAAAGTCATTTTCACCTTTGCGGCAGGCATCATTTATAGACTTTCTTTTGGACAAAACTTCTGTGATTTTGTGGATATGGAGACAGTGGAAGATTTGGTGCTTGAGTCGGAGGTCAACCTTGGCTCCGTGGCGTTTGCTGACTTCTTACCGGCAGGTTGGATCATAGATCGGGTCTCCGGTCAGCATTCCAAGGTGAAAAAAGCCTTTGACAAACTCGACAATTTCTTTGAACTTGTGATTGATGATCATTTGAAGAGTGGAAAAATCCAAGATCACTCGGACATCATTAGTGTCATGTTGGATATGATCAATAACCCTACTAAATTCGGTCCTTACAAAGTCACCAAAGACCATCTCAAAGGAGTCATGTCG GATGTGTTTTTGGCTGGAGTGAACGCGGGATCCATCACGATGATATGGACGATGACAGAGCTAAGCAGACATCCGAGAGTGATGAAAAAACTTCAAGAAGATATTCGAGCAGCGCTAGGACCCAACAAAGAGAAAATCACAGAAGCAGACCTAGAGAAAGTGGAGTACTTGAAGATGGTGATAGAGGAAACATTCAGATTACACCCACCAGCACCTCTCTTGCTCCCAAGAGTAGCAATGTCCGACATCAAGATTCAAGGCTACAACATTCCCAAGAACACCATGATCCAAATCAATACTTACTCGATTGGACGTGATCCCAAAAACTGGACAAAACCCGATGAGTTCATCCCCGAGAG GTTTGTCGATAACCCTATCGAATACAAGGGTCAGCATTTTGAGCTATTGCCGTTTGGAGCCGGACGTAGGGCCTGTCCCGGGATGGCCACGGGGATCACCATCGTCGAGCTCGGCCTTCTTAACCTTCTTTACTTCTTCGATTGGAGTTTGCCCAATGGCATGACAACTAAAGACATCGACATGGAAGAAGATGGAGCTTTTGCCATAACTAAGAAAGTCTCTCTTGAACTCGTACCAACTCTTCATCGCTGGTGA